In one window of Penaeus monodon isolate SGIC_2016 chromosome 36, NSTDA_Pmon_1, whole genome shotgun sequence DNA:
- the LOC119595603 gene encoding chondroitin proteoglycan 1-like has protein sequence MVGLVVNRGFCSRAILIAAVTRGSFASVASTSIGNFSTPLVPKPYGSMPFPFGPVAAGEKEFASSPVGGVAAWLSPRSRKVSGEPNTPGESESFRRANMLKASGMRLLVALLLASAAAAANNENSDNICDCECCVKPHPTDCTAYYYCEPGHVAEYFTCSEGLVFHPDVRQCVLQVQYPQCQIENGDDDECDFTCPEQEGIYAHPRDCSKFVNCANSQPSTTSCPPNLLFNAAKKVCDWPENVQCTSTSDAECVLTIVETVTDAPVTGSGNTDEGNTDDCNFVCPEVEGMYAHPRDCSKFVSCANSQPSTSSCPPNLVFNAAKKVCDWPENVQCACSPDAECVLTIVETVTDAPVTGSGNTDEGNTDNCNFVCPEVEGMYAHPRDCSKFVSCANSQPSTSSCPPNLVFNAAKKVCDWPENVQCTSTSDAECVLTIVETVTDAPVTGSGNTDEGNTDDCNFVCPEVEGMYAHPRDCSKFVSCANSLPSTSSCPPNLVFNAAKKVCDWPENVQCACSPDAECVLTIVETVTDAPVTGSGSTDEGNTDDCNFACPEVEGMYAHPRDCSKFVSCANSQPSTSSCPPNLVFNAAKKVCDWPENVQCTSTSDAECVLTIVETVTDAPVTGSGNTDEGNTDDCNFVCPEVEGMYAHPRDCSKFVSCANSQPSTLSCPPNLVFNAAKKVCDWPENVQCACSPDAECVLTIVETVTDAPVTGSEGTAAPTTAAPTTAAPTTAAPTTPAPTTPAPTTPAPTTPAPTTPAPTTPAPTTPAPTTPAPTTPAPTTPATECNFICPENGFYPHPRKCSQYVSCANSVAYVKQCPTGLHYNPVSKNCDWPQDEGCTDDEEASCTLSNPAAPPTLPNPNEQICDCECCLKPHPDDCTSYYYCAPGADAQFHACSDGLVFHPEFKQCVLQTQFPQCQPEVPPTCDPTCECVYPAEVCSEYFKCNREGTPIKHECTGGLLFNDKIHSCDLPQNVECSGTRRKRSLTNDGAPQQYVTAEECKQLEGKFAVEGNPNAYYFCSHGTAHLMRCPDLAVFSFAAQDCIFMK, from the exons atggTGGGGCTTGTTGTTAACCGGGGATTCTGCtccagagcgatcctgatcgccgccgtaaccaggggttcCTTCGCCTCCG TCGCTTCCACCTCGATCGGCAATTTCTCGACACCGCTGGTCCCAAAACCGTATGGGTCTAtgcctttcccttttgggcccgtCGCTGCGGGAGAAAAGGAATTTGCT AGCTCGCCCGTCGGCGGTGTAGCAGCCTGGCTATCACCGAGGAGTCGCAAGGTCTCAGGCGAACCTAATACTCCTGGGGAGAGCGAGTCCTTCCGGAGAGCAAACATGTTGAAAGCGAGCGGAATGAGACTGCTTGTTGCGCTACTTCTCGCCAGCGCGGCGGCGGCAGCGAACAACG AAAACTCTGATAACATCTGCGACTGCGAATGTTGCGTGAAACCACATCCAACCGACTGCACTGCATACTATTACTGTGAG CCTGGACATGTTGCCGAATACTTCACCTGCTCTGAAGGATTAGTATTCCATCCTGACGTGCGCCAGTGTGTTCTTCAAGTCCAGTACCCTCAGTGTCAAATAgagaatggcgatgatgatgagtgTGACTTCACCTGCCCAGAACAAGAGGGAATCTATGCTCACCCGCGTGACTGCTCCAAATTTGTAAATTGTGCTAACTCACAACCAAGTACCACAAGCTGTCCACCAAACCTCCTTTTCAATGCTGCTAAGAAGGTCTGTGACTGGCCTGAGAATGTGCAGTGCACGTCTACGTCTGATGCTGAATGTGTACTTACAATTGTGGAGACAGTCACTGATGCCCCAGTAACTGGAAGTGGAAATACTGATGAGGGTAACACTGATGACTGTAACTTTGTTTGCCCTGAAGTCGAAGGAATGTATGCTCATCCTCGTGACTGCTCCAAATTTGTAAGTTGTGCTAACTCACAGCCAAGTACATCAAGTTGTCCACCAAACCTCGTTTTCAATGCTGCTAAGAAGGTCTGTGACTGGCCTGAGAATGTGCAGTGTGCTTGCTCACCAGATGCTGAATGTGTGCTTACAATTGTGGAGACAGTCACTGATGCCCCAGTAACTGGAAGTGGAAATACTGATGAGGGTAACACTGATAACTGTAACTTTGTTTGCCCTGAAGTCGAAGGAATGTATGCTCATCCTCGTGACTGCTCCAA ATTTGTAAGTTGTGCTAACTCACAGCCAAGTACCTCAAGTTGTCCACCAAACCTCGTTTTCAATGCTGCTAAGAAGGTCTGTGACTGGCCTGAGAATGTGCAGTGCACGTCTACATCTGATGCTGAATGTGTTCTTACAATTGTGGAGACAGTCACTGATGCCCCAGTAACTGGAAGTGGAAATACTGATGAGGGTAACACTGATGACTGCAACTTTGTTTGCCCTGAAGTCGAAGGAATGTATGCACATCCTCGTGACTGCTCCAAATTTGTAAGTTGTGCTAACTCACTGCCAAGTACCTCAAGTTGTCCACCAAACCTCGTTTTCAATGCTGCTAAGAAGGTCTGTGACTGGCCTGAGAATGTGCAGTGTGCTTGCTCACCAGATGCTGAATGTGTTCTTACAATTGTGGAGACAGTCACTGATGCCCCAGTAACTGGAAGTGGAAGTACTGATGAGGGTAACACTGATGACTGCAACTTTGCTTGCCCTGAAGTCGAAGGAATGTATGCTCATCCTCGTGACTGCTCCAAATTTGTAAGTTGTGCTAACTCACAGCCAAGTACCTCAAGTTGTCCACCAAACCTCGTTTTCAATGCTGCTAAGAAGGTCTGTGACTGGCCTGAGAATGTGCAGTGCACGTCTACATCTGATGCTGAATGTGTTCTTACAATTGTGGAGACAGTCACTGATGCCCCAGTAACTGGAAGTGGAAATACTGATGAGGGTAACACTGATGACTGCAACTTTGTTTGCCCTGAAGTCGAAGGAATGTATGCACATCCTCGTGACTGCTCCAAATTTGTAAGTTGTGCTAACTCACAGCCAAGTACCTTAAGTTGTCCACCAAACCTCGTTTTCAATGCTGCTAAGAAGGTCTGTGACTGGCCTGAGAATGTGCAGTGTGCTTGCTCACCAGATGCTGAAT GTGTTCTTACAATTGTGGAGACAGTCACTGATGCCCCAGTGACCGGAAGTGAAGGTACAGCCGCACCGACAACAGCCGCACCGACAACAGCCGCACCGACAACAGCCGCACCGACAACACCCGCACCGACAACACCCGCACCGACAACACCCGCACCGACAACACCCGCACCGACAACACCCGCACCGACAACACCCGCACCGACAACACCTGCACCGACAACACCCGCACCGACAACACCCGCACCGACAACACCCGCAACTGAATGTAACTTCATCTGTCCAGAAAATGGATTTTATCCTCATCCACGCAAATGCTCGCAGTATGTTTCTTGTGCCAACTCAGTGGCTTATGTTAAGCAATGCCCAACTGGTCTTCATTACAATCCGGTAAGCAAGAACTGCGACTGGCCTCAGGATGAAGGTTGCACTGATGATGAGGAAGCATCCTGCACCTTGTCTAATCCTGCAGCTCCACCAACACTTCCTAATCCAAATGAACAAATCTGTGACTGCGAGTGTTGTCTGAAGCCTCATCCAGATGACtgtacatcatattattattgtgca CCTGGAGCCGATGCTCAGTTCCATGCCTGTTCAGATGGTCTAGTGTTCCATCCTGAATTCAAGCAATGCGTCCTTCAAACGCAGTTCCCTCAGTGCCAGCCAGAAGTACCACCAACATGTGACCCAACTTGCGAGTGTGTTTATCCAGCTGAAGTCTGTTCAGAGTATTTCAAAT GTAACAGAGAAGGAACACCCATCAAGCACGAATGCACTGGAGGCCTTCTCTTCAATGACAAAATCCATAGCTGTGACCTTCCTCAGAACGTAGAGTGTTCTGGAACTCGTCGCAAGAGAAGCCTCACAAACGACGGTGCTCCTCAACAGTACGTGACAG CTGAAGAATGTAAGCAGCTGGAGGGCAAATTCGCTGTGGAAGGCAACCCCAACGCCTACTACTTTTGCTCTCACGGTACTGCTCACCTCATGCGCTGTCCCGACCTCGCTGTATTCAGTTTCGCCGCTCAGGACTGTATCTTCATGAAATAG